From a region of the Desmodus rotundus isolate HL8 chromosome 7, HLdesRot8A.1, whole genome shotgun sequence genome:
- the CRYBB3 gene encoding beta-crystallin B3: protein MAEQHGAPERAAAGKSHGGLGGSYKVTVYEMENFQGKRCELSAECPNLTDSLLEKVGSIQVESGPWLAFERRAFCGEQYVLEKGDYPRWDAWSNSHHSDSLLSLRPLHIDGPDHKLHLFESPAFGGRKMEIVDDDVPSLWAHGFQDRVASVRAVNGTWVGYEFPGYCGRQYVFERGEYRHWNEWDASQPQLQSVRRIRDQKWHKRGGFLSS, encoded by the exons ATGGCAGAGCAGCATGGAGCGCCGGAGCGGGCTGCTGCTGGCAAAAGCCATGGAGGCCTTGGGGGCAGCTACAAG GTGACCGTGTATGAAATGGAGAACTTCCAGGGCAAGCGGTGTGAGCTCTCAGCCGAGTGCCCCAACCTGACGGACAGCCTGCTGGAGAAGGTGGGCTCCATCCAAGTGGAGTCGGGGCC GTGGCTGGCCTTCGAGCGCAGGGCCTTCTGCGGGGAGCAGTATGTCCTGGAGAAGGGGGATTACCCTCGCTGGGACGCCTGGTCCAACAGCCACCACAGTGACAGCCTCCTGTCCCTCCGGCCTCTGCACATT GATGGCCCGGATCACAAGCTTCATCTGTTTGAGAGCCCGGCTTTCGGTGGCCGCAAGATGGAGATAGTGGACGATGACGTGCCCAGCCTCTGGGCTCATGGTTTCCAGGACCGGGTGGCCAGCGTCCGGGCCGTCAACGGGAC GTGGGTTGGCTATGAGTTCCCCGGCTACTGCGGGCGCCAGTACGTGTTCGAGCGGGGCGAGTACCGCCACTGGAACGAGTGGGACGCCAGCCAGCCGCAGCTGCAGTCCGTGCGCCGCATCCGCGACCAGAAGTGGCACAAGCGGGGCGGCTTCCTCAGCAGCTGA
- the KIAA1671 gene encoding uncharacterized protein KIAA1671 homolog isoform X3 produces the protein MEYYYCPGLLKLLRYLWDQLKQCFTRRPPEAKDTDTLVQEADSQYGTWTDQHRSGESLAPESPSPDSSAASARKQPSSSRVSSLSSHTEATSTGDPHDCSRDQRSTSVDRSSTDLESTDGTEGLPPLDTGSARTVDDFSFIDQTSVLDSSALKTRVQLSKRSRRRAPISHSLRRSRLSESESRSPLEEEADSTWMFKDSTEEKSPRREESDDEEQPPRTERTPVSHSQRTPAFPGVDPAALKAQLHKRPEVDSPSESPGWAPQPKTPKSPFQLGSRVLPTSVEKDERPEEPSPQWLKELKSKKRQSLYENQA, from the exons GATCAGCTGAAACAGTGTTTCACCAGGCGGCCCCCCGAGGCCAAGGACACCGACACCCTTGTACAAGAAGCCGACAGCCAGTATGGGACATGGACGGACCAGCACCGGAGCGGGGAGAG CTTGGCCCCCGAGTCCCCGTCCCCAGACAGCAGCGCCGCGTCGGCACGGAAGCAGCCCTCCAGCAGCCGCGTGTCCTCGCTGTCCTCCCACACGGAGGCCACCTCCACCGGGGACCCGCATGACTGCTCCCGCGACCAGCGGAGCACCAGCGTGGACCGCTCCAGCACCGACCTAGAGTCCACCGACGGGACAGAGGGGCTGCCGCCCCTGGACACCGGCTCCGCGAGGACAGTGGACGACTTCTCCTTCATCGAT CAAACCTCAGTCCTCGACTCAAGTGCCCTCAAGACCCGGGTGCAGCTCAGCAAGAGAAGCCGCCGCCGGGCTCCCATCTCCCACTCGCTCCGGCGCAGCCGGCTCAGTGAGTCGGAGAGCAGGTCTCCGCTGGAGGAGGAGGCCGACAGCACATGGATGTTCAAGGACTCAACAG AAGAGAAATCCCCCAGGAGAGAAGAGTCAGATGACGAGGAGCAGCCACCCAGGACCGAGAGGACACCTGTCAGCCACTCCCAGAGGACGCCTGCGTTTCCGGGCGTAGACCCGGCAGCACTGAAG gcTCAGCTGCACAAGAGGCCAGAGGTGGACAGTCCCAGCGAGTCCCCCGGCTGGGCCCCGCAGCCCAAGACCCCCAAGTCCCCCTTCCAGCTGGGCAGTCGCGTGCTGCCCACCAGCGTTGAGAAGGACGAGAG ACCCGAAGAGCCCTCACCCCAGTGGCTAAAGGAGCTGAAATCTAAGAAGAGGCAAAGCCTGTATGAGAATCAGGCTTGA